One segment of Ascidiaceihabitans donghaensis DNA contains the following:
- a CDS encoding ATP-binding protein: MTLTRLTEMLEQDMAAGAAAIQADFIARTSAIIATFALSSYFLKWQVIAVVAIAIIVAEVAEIACVRISKAHFSLKLYGVWASLNILSAFSFCSLALFLVTHSSPTAVMMGFMVIVGCMTQPLLVGVGSIALSYGCLIVPVCIASAITMHFTKSTEHQWAGLAGLLILSLHSIMVIYKARSVMRAKNKAQHEATEAAKAKTRFMTAISHEIRTPLNGIMGIAELQRSQAKTQDDLHQANILIDTSESLKSILDDILDQAKIEAGQMQLIYAPVDLRNVVRHTVALFQANAQQKHLELRCEFRPDDEALTISMDRLRIGQILSNLVSNAIKFTDQGSVVVKTTLMPNNRGLPILEVIVADSGRGMTDDEMGQLFRDFSQVDDEHARAAMGTGLGLSISHGLVTAMGGTLKVRSTIGKGSEFVLTLPCTRVAPAASSQAVQDNKTPDLTGWRILAADDTPANRYIVEKFLNSTQAEVTIVSGGTAALEAMKASDQDVLLLDIKMPDMDGTVVFDKMQNLPKDVLRPKVIALTANTLDDARRNYCRMGMDGFLPKPLKRADLFAELERIGLNAPKPNPAKI, translated from the coding sequence ATGACCTTGACCCGATTAACAGAAATGCTGGAACAGGATATGGCAGCGGGTGCTGCAGCCATTCAGGCTGATTTTATTGCCCGTACATCTGCAATTATCGCGACCTTTGCGCTTTCCAGCTACTTTTTAAAGTGGCAAGTCATTGCAGTGGTCGCCATTGCCATCATTGTGGCAGAGGTTGCCGAAATTGCCTGTGTTCGGATCAGCAAAGCACATTTTTCATTAAAACTTTATGGGGTTTGGGCGTCCCTCAATATCTTGTCCGCATTCTCATTTTGCAGCCTCGCCTTGTTCTTGGTCACGCACTCATCGCCGACCGCTGTCATGATGGGCTTTATGGTTATCGTTGGCTGCATGACCCAGCCTCTTTTGGTCGGCGTCGGCAGTATCGCCCTAAGCTACGGGTGCCTCATAGTTCCCGTGTGTATTGCATCCGCCATCACAATGCATTTCACCAAAAGCACCGAACACCAATGGGCAGGACTGGCCGGGCTACTTATCCTAAGCTTGCATTCCATCATGGTTATTTACAAAGCCAGATCCGTTATGCGGGCCAAAAACAAAGCCCAGCACGAAGCCACGGAAGCCGCAAAAGCCAAAACGCGTTTTATGACAGCCATCAGCCACGAAATTCGAACGCCTCTTAATGGAATTATGGGGATTGCAGAACTTCAACGCAGTCAGGCCAAAACCCAAGATGACTTACATCAGGCAAACATCCTGATTGACACAAGCGAAAGCCTAAAATCCATTCTGGATGACATTCTGGATCAAGCGAAAATTGAAGCCGGGCAAATGCAACTGATCTATGCCCCGGTGGATTTACGCAATGTTGTAAGGCACACTGTCGCGTTGTTTCAGGCCAACGCCCAACAAAAGCATTTGGAATTGCGCTGCGAATTTCGCCCCGACGATGAAGCTTTGACCATTTCAATGGATCGGTTACGGATCGGACAGATATTGTCCAATCTGGTTTCAAACGCCATCAAGTTCACCGACCAAGGCAGCGTGGTGGTCAAAACGACATTGATGCCAAACAACAGGGGCCTGCCCATTCTGGAAGTTATCGTGGCCGACAGCGGGCGGGGCATGACCGACGACGAAATGGGGCAATTGTTTCGCGATTTCAGTCAAGTCGACGACGAACATGCCCGCGCAGCTATGGGGACAGGATTGGGTCTGTCCATTTCACATGGTTTGGTAACGGCAATGGGTGGAACACTGAAAGTTCGTAGCACAATCGGTAAAGGATCAGAATTTGTTTTGACCCTACCATGTACACGTGTAGCGCCCGCCGCATCATCCCAAGCTGTGCAAGACAACAAGACACCTGACCTGACGGGTTGGCGCATTCTGGCCGCTGACGACACCCCCGCAAACAGGTACATCGTAGAGAAATTTCTTAATTCCACACAGGCTGAGGTGACAATTGTTTCGGGCGGAACCGCGGCGCTTGAGGCGATGAAAGCTTCGGATCAGGACGTCTTGTTGCTGGACATCAAAATGCCGGACATGGACGGAACAGTGGTTTTTGACAAAATGCAAAACCTGCCCAAGGATGTTCTGCGCCCCAAGGTCATTGCGCTTACGGCCAATACGCTTGACGACGCGCGGCGCAACTATTGCCGCATGGGGATGGATGGTTTTTTACCTAAGCCACTAAAAAGGGCAGATCTTTTTGCAGAGCTTGAACGCATAGGGCTAAACGCCCCCAAGCCAAACCCTGCAAAAATCTAG
- the recR gene encoding recombination mediator RecR — MSSTKDIDALIELMAKLPGLGPRSARRAVLHLIRKRALLLTPLADVMQTVAATARECLNCGNVGTLDVCDLCTSEKRANGELCVVEDVADLWAMERSGVFKGRYHVLGGTLSALDAVGPSELRIPKLMNRVQAEGISEVILALNATIDGQTTAHYIADQLEGQVQLTSLAQGVPIGGELDYLDDGTISAAMRARKSL; from the coding sequence GTGAGCAGCACCAAAGACATTGACGCCTTGATCGAATTGATGGCGAAATTGCCGGGCCTTGGTCCAAGGTCCGCACGCCGCGCCGTCCTACACTTGATCCGCAAACGTGCCTTGTTGCTGACCCCCTTGGCCGATGTGATGCAAACCGTCGCAGCCACAGCACGAGAATGTCTGAACTGCGGCAATGTTGGCACATTGGATGTGTGTGATTTATGTACGTCAGAAAAGCGTGCAAACGGTGAACTTTGCGTGGTGGAAGACGTGGCAGACCTGTGGGCCATGGAACGATCCGGCGTGTTCAAAGGCCGATATCACGTTTTGGGTGGCACGTTGTCAGCCCTGGACGCAGTGGGGCCCAGCGAACTGCGCATCCCGAAATTAATGAATAGGGTGCAAGCCGAAGGCATTTCCGAAGTCATTTTGGCCCTGAACGCGACCATCGACGGTCAAACAACAGCCCATTATATTGCTGACCAATTGGAGGGGCAGGTTCAGTTGACGTCTTTGGCCCAAGGTGTGCCCATTGGCGGTGAGCTGGATTACCTCGATGACGGCACGATATCGGCAGCGATGCGTGCGCGGAAGTCACTTTAG
- a CDS encoding DUF1013 domain-containing protein yields MAKPIMAKATAVWLVDNTTISFKQIADFVGMHELEVQGIADGDVAAGVKGFDPVTNNQLTQDEIDAAQNSPLHKLALKFNAAAQGEEKRRGPRYTPLSKRQDRPASILWLVKFHPELTDGQVSKLVGTTKPTIQAIRERTHWNIANIQPIDPVALGLCKQSELDAAVQKAAAKKAAAGEVMTDDERRKLVSTEQSLGMDAEPKIPTAIEGLETFSLSDDTSDDEDDNTSGLVDADSFFNLPSGGGDEDEQP; encoded by the coding sequence ATGGCAAAACCGATTATGGCGAAAGCCACGGCTGTTTGGTTGGTAGACAACACAACAATCAGCTTCAAACAGATTGCAGACTTTGTTGGCATGCATGAACTTGAAGTGCAGGGCATTGCAGACGGTGACGTCGCTGCGGGTGTCAAAGGTTTTGATCCGGTGACGAACAACCAGTTGACCCAAGACGAAATCGACGCCGCGCAAAACAGCCCGCTGCACAAACTTGCGTTGAAATTCAACGCTGCAGCGCAAGGTGAAGAAAAACGTCGCGGCCCGCGTTATACGCCACTGTCCAAACGTCAGGATCGTCCGGCGTCCATCCTGTGGCTGGTCAAGTTCCACCCCGAATTGACAGATGGCCAGGTCAGCAAGCTGGTTGGTACAACCAAGCCGACGATCCAAGCCATCCGGGAACGCACGCATTGGAACATCGCCAATATTCAACCTATTGACCCGGTCGCATTGGGTCTATGCAAGCAATCTGAATTGGACGCCGCGGTCCAGAAAGCCGCTGCCAAGAAAGCCGCTGCGGGCGAAGTCATGACAGACGATGAGCGTCGCAAGTTGGTGAGCACTGAGCAATCTCTGGGCATGGACGCGGAACCCAAAATCCCGACTGCTATCGAAGGTCTTGAGACGTTCTCGCTATCGGACGACACATCCGATGATGAAGATGACAACACATCCGGTTTGGTTGATGCTGACAGCTTCTTCAACCTGCCGTCAGGTGGCGGCGACGAAGACGAACAGCCCTAA
- a CDS encoding TraB/GumN family protein has protein sequence MSAQDWFTYEACQVDTVALHDAAVAPASLDALISDGAALPNGVGNFWKITSADGKVSHLWGTNHSNDPKLLDLPQSVRDAIAAARVVALETDFVFRSRTKMEQVQSGLDILREPGEEASEVYTEIDLRILAWLKARLDGIGWGADAVEWITPTGLAEIMLNDPCSDFATGTYPTQDSLIQTLGAIAGAKILGLETQDAFLEHLNKTENRGLAFDLINLYGATLNPAAPDTARATSYALYLQGRNGAAMMWERNAAQAFFGHNAGASLIDRVDAYLLVERNRQFLEAALPELKHGGVFIAIGSWHLPAKTGMVEGLRAAGFTVDRIPTPNEVAQ, from the coding sequence GTGTCGGCTCAGGATTGGTTCACATACGAGGCCTGTCAGGTAGACACCGTGGCCCTGCATGATGCGGCCGTAGCGCCCGCCAGCTTGGACGCGCTGATCAGTGATGGCGCGGCCTTGCCCAATGGCGTTGGTAATTTCTGGAAAATAACCTCTGCCGACGGTAAGGTTTCCCATCTTTGGGGCACCAACCATTCCAACGATCCCAAGCTGCTGGATTTGCCACAATCTGTGCGCGATGCCATAGCCGCTGCGCGCGTTGTTGCGTTGGAAACCGATTTCGTCTTCCGTTCACGCACGAAAATGGAACAGGTCCAGTCTGGCTTGGACATTCTGCGCGAGCCGGGCGAAGAAGCATCCGAGGTCTACACGGAAATTGATCTGCGTATCCTGGCATGGTTAAAAGCGCGTCTAGACGGGATCGGCTGGGGGGCGGATGCTGTGGAATGGATCACACCCACCGGTCTAGCAGAAATCATGCTGAACGATCCCTGTTCCGATTTTGCGACAGGCACGTATCCCACCCAAGACAGCCTGATCCAAACTTTGGGTGCAATTGCGGGGGCGAAAATTTTGGGGTTGGAGACCCAAGACGCATTTCTTGAACATCTGAACAAAACGGAAAACCGCGGATTGGCATTTGATTTAATCAACTTATACGGCGCGACACTAAATCCTGCTGCCCCGGACACCGCCCGCGCCACAAGCTATGCTTTATACCTTCAAGGCCGCAACGGCGCTGCCATGATGTGGGAACGCAACGCCGCACAGGCGTTTTTTGGACACAACGCAGGCGCGTCTCTTATAGATCGTGTTGACGCGTATCTTCTGGTGGAACGCAATCGTCAATTTTTGGAAGCCGCCTTGCCTGAACTGAAACATGGGGGCGTTTTCATCGCGATTGGGTCTTGGCATCTGCCCGCCAAGACAGGCATGGTTGAAGGCCTCAGGGCAGCTGGTTTCACTGTGGACCGTATCCCGACCCCCAATGAGGTTGCACAGTGA
- a CDS encoding YbaB/EbfC family nucleoid-associated protein has protein sequence MFKGLGQLGDMAGMMKKAQEMQTKMAEMQDDLHNVMVVGESGAGLVKATASAKGDLKALDIDPSIFNGDEKEVVEDLILAAIKDAQAKAAAKAEAEMTKLTDGLGLPKDMKLPF, from the coding sequence ATGTTCAAAGGACTTGGCCAGCTTGGCGATATGGCCGGCATGATGAAAAAAGCCCAAGAAATGCAAACCAAGATGGCAGAAATGCAGGACGATCTGCATAATGTCATGGTTGTGGGCGAATCTGGTGCCGGCCTTGTGAAGGCCACAGCCAGCGCCAAGGGAGACCTGAAGGCGCTGGACATCGATCCGTCCATCTTCAACGGTGACGAAAAAGAAGTGGTTGAGGATCTGATCCTGGCCGCCATCAAAGACGCGCAAGCCAAAGCGGCGGCCAAGGCCGAAGCGGAAATGACCAAGCTGACCGATGGTTTGGGTCTGCCAAAAGACATGAAGCTACCATTCTGA